Proteins encoded together in one Carya illinoinensis cultivar Pawnee chromosome 3, C.illinoinensisPawnee_v1, whole genome shotgun sequence window:
- the LOC122304051 gene encoding uncharacterized protein LOC122304051 encodes MGYYLADGIYPKWRTFVKTIPSPRGNKKKNFVKAQESARKDVERAFGVLQQRFAIIRGPSRMFKVKDLTNIMKACVILHNMIIEDERNDSESLNIEYDQLDDDLPELSRNHTSELTDFIQRHHQIRDSSAHNQLQEDLIEHQWLLYSQH; translated from the coding sequence ATGGGGTATTACCTTGCTGacggtatttatcccaagtggcgAACTTTTGTGAAAACGATTCCGTCACCAAgagggaataagaagaaaaattttgtgaaagcacaagaatctgcaagaaaagatgtcgagcgtgcattcggggttcttcaacaacgatttgctatcattcgtggaccttcccgaatgttcaaagtgaaggaTCTAACTAATATAatgaaagcatgtgttattctgcataatatgatcattgaagacgaGCGTAATGATAGTGAGAGTCTgaacattgagtatgatcaacttgatgatgatctCCCGGAATTGTCGCGTAATCATACATCTGAGCTTACGGACTTCATCCAACGTCATCATCAAATTAGAGACAGCTCGGCGCATAATCAGCTtcaagaagatctaattgaacaCCAATGGTTATTATATTCCCAACATTAG